The genome window AGTTTAATTAGCGTCGGAAATGATTATAAGCGGCCGTTGGGTTTCTATCTTTTGATAACTTTGGTGATTGGCGGTCTAATTTGGTTAATCAAACCCAAGAAGTAGTAAAAGGCAGAATCTTTGGTGTGTAGGTCTTTGGTAATTTTGGTTTTCTCAGGATGCACACTTGGTGTATTGACTTCTTGCTTGATCTacgattaaagaagaaaaaaaaaagaatttagaAATTGAGAATTGTAgtcttgtttgtttgttttgagCATTCTTTATCTAATTTTCTTCCTGTAttgtcttgaatgaaaaagagagaaaaaaaaaaaagttaaaagaaaGTTGTGACAAGAATTTTGGATCGTGATCATCATGCAGGCTTCTCCCGGAAGCAAGAAGATCGTCGGAGTATTCTACAAAGCCAATGAGTATGCTTCGTTGAACCCCAAGTTCGTAGGGTGCGTCGAGGGATCCTTGGGCATTCGGGACTGGCTGGAATCTCAAGGCCACCAATACATTGTCACTGATGATAAAGAGGGCCCAAATTGTGGTTGGTACCATTCAGGATTCGATGTTACTTCAAATATGCTTGAATAATTTATGTCAACGGATGAATTTTTGCCAACATGCTTTGACAAAGATGGAGAGTGTTAATGCATGTTGGCATTTAGCAATATTTCTTCATATAGTTTACCTCTTTTCAGATTGCATAGAGTGATTCCAGCTGGAATTTTGTAGTGATTGTTCTCTCGATTTTCTTTTATGCGTTTGTTCCTTTACTAATTGTTCTCTCTTCTCGTGCCAGAGCTTGAGAAGCAtattcatgatatgcatgttctGATAACAACCCCATTTCATCCGGCTTATGTTACCGCGGAGAGGATAAAGAGGGCTAAAAACTTGCAACTTCTTCTCACTGCTGGAATTGGCTCAGACCACATTGATCTGAAAGCTGCAGCGGAGGCTGGATTGACTGTAGCAGAGGTCACCGGAAGCAATGTGGTCTCTGTTGCAGAAGATGAGCTCATGCGAATTCTCATTCTTGTCCGAAACTTCGTTCCCGGTTATCTTCAGGTGATTAAAGGTGATTGGAATGTAGCAGGAATCGCATACAGAGCATATGATCTGGAGGGCAAGACTGTTGGAACTGTTGGTGCTGGCCGAATTGGAAAGCTTTTGCTCCAGCGTTTGAAGCCCTTCAACTGCAATCTGCTCTATTATGACCGGATTAAGATGGACCCTGCACTGGAGAAAGAGATAGGGGCAAAGTTTGAGGAAGATCTTGACACAATGCTTCCTAAATGCGACATTATTGTTATAAACACACCTCTTACAGAGAAAACCAGGTTTCTTTCTTTGATTATTTAATGATTGAAAgtggaatattttattttatgattatgAAGTTGCTTTAAGTTTTCTATAAACTGGAGAATTTAATTATTTGAGATGGTTAGTTGGATCATTGTGCATGTAGTCATGTCTTTTGTTTATTTGATCGTAATCTGGTGCTAAGTGTTGCACTGTTTGCTTCAGAGGAATGTTTAACAAGGAGAGGATTGGAAAGCTGAAGAAGGGAGTTCTTATCGTGAATAACGCTCGAGGCGCTATCATGGACACTCAAGCAGTTGCTGATGCTTGCTCCAGTGGGCACATTGCAGGTGCAGTACTTATCAGATCTATGTTTTCAATGCTTGATATCATTGTTTCTCATAATGTTAGAGATGATCTTAAGGTAAAGTGATTATTCACTTGATTTGGTCATATAGACCTCCGCGTTCACCGTCTCTGCCATGGTACAGAATGCTTGTAAGCACATTACCTTTGTCATTGTACACAGAATATATGTAAAATTAGAATCAAAGAATCGAATAATGATTCTTAGTAAAGATGATAAATAAAATGTCTTTAACGGAGATCCACGGAAGAGAGGAGCAGCCAACTAACTTAGTTAGGCTGGAATATTGGTGAGACATGCAATTATAAGAAACCTGCGTTGTAAACTGATTGTATTGATTAGTCATTTAGTAGCATGGAATGTTCAAGAAGATTTGCTGGACAAATTGAAACATAAAATGTAAAAGAACATATTGGATTAGCTTGTAAACTGAATAATCTGAAGTATGGCTTAGTCAATAGCTCTGTGATCGTAAATAATGACTCTAATTTATTGGCTATGTGAAGAATGTCTAACTTGTTGAACAAGCTAAGAATATGTTGGTGCGTAGGATTTGTTGAAGAAAAATAGGAATTCTGACTGTAGCACCAGTTTGCGCAAACTCATATTTGAACAAAGAGAATAATGTCCCAAGGAAAATATTCAAGGtccgaaaaaaaaaagagaggccaTGACAAGCACTTAATTCTATAGTAGGAACAAAAATTATGAGAACTTGGACACAAAGAGGCTTTCATGCAATTCTCGtcctatttcctttttctttgttcGAGTGAATTCTTGAGCAGCTATTAGGAGAAGGGTACGAAACATTGCATCACAGATTTAAGGAATTCCACTATAAGATATACAATGGACATCCTTATGATCCTACCTAGAAAACACCAACCAACTTCAGCACGATAGTTAACTTATTAAATGCCCTGTAGTTTTATTGTGGCCATGCATTTTAACTGAAAGAAGTTAATATTGTACTCCAGCCTGACATTATTAATCGGAAATAGAAGCACTATCTGAAAATCCTAACTTGATTTGGGTGCTCCTATTTAATACTGTATGAGAGAACGATTAGCTTGCCAGATCATGACGAATTCTGATGGACCATTCATTGGTGGGATTCCACTTCCCTAACTAAACTGGCTCAAATTCCAACTGTAATAAGCATGCGCATATAGGATAATTACCGTTTCAGCAACTATCCAAAAACTCTATTCCATATGTTTCTTATTTTTTTCTCCTAGTCAGTAGTTCAAGTCACtatttatcataattataattGAAATCCTCTGATCATTCAGGTTACAGCGGCGATGTCTGGAATCCACAGCCAGCTCCCAAAGATCATCCATGGCGGTACATGCCAAACCAGGCAATGACACCCCACATTTCTGGAACTACCATCGACGGCCAAGTATGCCTTCTTTCTTGCTTGGTTTCCTTCATCCCTTCTAAATCTTTGCCGAATGTCAAATAGTTATATTTGGAATTATATCACAACCATGCAGCTGAGGTATGCTGCTGGAGTGAAGGACATGCTGGATTGTTACTTCAAAGGACAGGAATTCCCAGCCCAAAACTACATTGTGAAGGAGGGAAAGCTAGCGAGCcagtaccagtgatgatacacctctcTTCTGCACCGGGAAGCTTTCATGTGAATCATCGTGTTGGTTTATCGTAATAAACCATGTAGTGTGCTACATGGGTTGCGTTCCAATTCGCGAAGTGTTCATTTCAGTGTATCGAACTCTCCTCTTGTGCTAGCTACTACAAATCCTTGTAATGGCTATTGTTCTGGTTTCTCTGAGTCCTACTCTAGCAGTTCCACAATAACAGAACACCATTGTAGACAACCTGACTTGTGTGCCATCATCAATGTCGGTGTGTTCTGTCCAAAAAGACTCTACACATGCATCTTTGTTCAATCCATTTTTAATCAATTTCGACCTAATTTAGGTCAAAATTGAATCTTGCCCGACTGCAAGCTACATCA of Musa acuminata AAA Group cultivar baxijiao chromosome BXJ2-3, Cavendish_Baxijiao_AAA, whole genome shotgun sequence contains these proteins:
- the LOC103977228 gene encoding formate dehydrogenase 1, mitochondrial — encoded protein: MAMLRAAKHAMRSLGSTAPEAAPFSRMLHASPGSKKIVGVFYKANEYASLNPKFVGCVEGSLGIRDWLESQGHQYIVTDDKEGPNCELEKHIHDMHVLITTPFHPAYVTAERIKRAKNLQLLLTAGIGSDHIDLKAAAEAGLTVAEVTGSNVVSVAEDELMRILILVRNFVPGYLQVIKGDWNVAGIAYRAYDLEGKTVGTVGAGRIGKLLLQRLKPFNCNLLYYDRIKMDPALEKEIGAKFEEDLDTMLPKCDIIVINTPLTEKTRGMFNKERIGKLKKGVLIVNNARGAIMDTQAVADACSSGHIAGYSGDVWNPQPAPKDHPWRYMPNQAMTPHISGTTIDGQLRYAAGVKDMLDCYFKGQEFPAQNYIVKEGKLASQYQ